Proteins from a genomic interval of Desulfovibrio desulfuricans:
- the dsrK gene encoding sulfate reduction electron transfer complex DsrMKJOP subunit DsrK produces the protein MAKLPTPQMLVSSRPAFPAQDWLDTKPEFTPGSFCYPAKQETMELLHMPNPHEWDPAAEDWNLPENWEQILCDAFEERLEKHRSLKLFMDICVRCGACADKCHFFLGTNDPKNMPVLRAELLRSLYRRDHTMLGKILGKKVGARGWDKEVVKELFYYAYQCTECRRCSLFCPYGIDTAEITAIVRELLHEVGLGIHWIMDPVKNCSFTGNHLGIKPHSFVEIVEMLADDCETITGIRPKTPFNEKGHEILFITPSGDVFADPGIYTFMGYLMLFHELDLDYTFSTYASEGGNFGSFTTFNMAKKLNAKMYAEAERLGSKWILGGECGHMWRVINQYMDTYNGPSPSHMTTPVSPYTGTVFQNAASTKMVHIAEFTADLIHHNKLNLDPSRNDHIITTFHDSCNPARGMGLLDEPRYVLNAVCNNFVEMPENTIREQTFCCGAGSGLNTEEIMELRMRSGMPRGNALRYVQEKHGVNHMACVCAIDRATLPPLANYWAPGVNVSGLHELVGNALVMKGECKRTMDMRQEDLPNVVEDDDAPEAQGEGQ, from the coding sequence ATGGCAAAATTACCTACGCCGCAAATGCTTGTGTCCAGCCGCCCGGCCTTTCCCGCCCAGGACTGGCTTGACACCAAGCCCGAATTTACACCGGGCAGCTTCTGCTACCCGGCCAAGCAAGAGACCATGGAACTTCTGCACATGCCCAATCCCCACGAATGGGATCCGGCGGCAGAAGACTGGAACCTGCCCGAAAACTGGGAACAGATTCTCTGCGACGCTTTTGAAGAACGCCTTGAAAAACACCGTTCGCTCAAGCTGTTCATGGATATCTGTGTGCGTTGCGGCGCCTGCGCCGACAAATGCCACTTCTTCCTGGGCACCAATGATCCCAAAAACATGCCCGTGCTGCGCGCCGAGCTGCTCCGTTCGCTCTACCGCCGCGACCACACCATGCTGGGCAAGATCCTCGGCAAGAAAGTTGGCGCTCGCGGCTGGGACAAGGAAGTAGTGAAGGAACTCTTCTACTACGCCTACCAGTGCACCGAATGCCGCCGCTGCTCGCTCTTCTGCCCCTACGGCATCGACACGGCGGAAATCACCGCCATCGTGCGCGAATTGCTGCATGAAGTGGGCCTTGGCATCCACTGGATCATGGACCCGGTCAAGAACTGCAGCTTCACCGGCAACCACCTTGGCATCAAGCCCCACTCCTTTGTGGAAATCGTGGAAATGCTGGCCGATGACTGCGAAACCATCACCGGTATCCGTCCCAAGACGCCCTTCAACGAAAAGGGCCACGAAATCCTGTTCATCACGCCCTCCGGCGACGTATTTGCCGACCCCGGCATCTACACCTTCATGGGCTATCTGATGCTCTTCCACGAGCTGGATCTGGACTACACCTTCTCGACCTACGCTTCGGAAGGCGGCAACTTCGGCTCCTTTACCACGTTCAACATGGCAAAGAAGCTCAACGCCAAAATGTACGCCGAAGCCGAGCGTCTGGGTTCCAAGTGGATTCTGGGCGGCGAATGCGGCCACATGTGGCGCGTGATCAACCAGTACATGGACACCTACAACGGCCCGTCGCCCTCGCACATGACGACGCCTGTTTCGCCTTACACCGGCACGGTGTTCCAGAACGCGGCTTCCACCAAGATGGTGCACATTGCCGAGTTCACGGCTGACCTGATCCACCACAACAAGCTGAACCTCGACCCCAGCCGTAACGATCATATCATCACCACCTTCCATGACTCGTGCAACCCTGCGCGCGGCATGGGCCTGCTTGATGAACCCCGCTATGTGCTCAACGCCGTGTGTAACAACTTTGTGGAAATGCCCGAGAACACCATCCGCGAGCAGACCTTCTGCTGCGGCGCGGGTTCCGGCCTCAACACAGAAGAAATCATGGAACTGCGCATGCGTTCCGGCATGCCGCGCGGCAATGCCCTGCGCTATGTGCAGGAAAAGCACGGCGTCAACCACATGGCCTGCGTGTGCGCCATCGACCGCGCCACCCTGCCCCCGCTGGCCAATTACTGGGCGCCCGGCGTCAATGTAAGCGGCCTGCACGAACTGGTGGGCAATGCCCTTGTGATGAAGGGCGAGTGCAAGCGCACCATGGATATGCGCCAGGAAGACCTGCCCAACGTGGTAGAGGATGATGACGCGCCCGAGGCGCAGGGGGAGGGTCAATAG
- the sat gene encoding sulfate adenylyltransferase, translating to MSKLVAPHGGKGLVCCLLEGKALDDEKKKAAGLKQIEISSRAKGDLIMMGIGGFSPLNGFMNKANWKSVCEKMTLSDGTFWPVPVTLDVPAADAKALKVGEEVALVRKGEIMATMKVEEVYEMTEADKKWECELVFKGTGPDSEKFWEVAPNDHPGVKMVLAQNEFNVAGTVKVLSQGEFPEKFPGVYMTPAQLRAKMDERGWQKVAALQLRNPMHRSHEYLAKIGVEVCDGVVIHSLVGSLKPGDIPAEVRVKCIDTLVDKYFVKDFVIQAGYPLDMRYAGPREALLHATFRQNYGINNLLVGRDHAGVGDFYGMFEAQEIFRKIPVPAETGKRLLCEPLNIDWTFYCKKCDGMASMRTCPHTKEDRVILSGTKLRKMLSEGAEVPDHFGRAEVLVILREYYASLTEKVEIKMQRAASGSTM from the coding sequence ATGTCCAAGCTGGTAGCTCCTCATGGCGGTAAGGGTCTGGTCTGTTGCCTTCTGGAAGGTAAGGCCTTGGATGACGAGAAGAAAAAAGCCGCAGGCCTGAAGCAGATCGAGATTTCTTCCCGCGCCAAGGGCGACCTGATCATGATGGGCATTGGCGGTTTCTCGCCTCTGAACGGCTTCATGAACAAGGCCAACTGGAAGAGCGTCTGCGAAAAGATGACCCTTTCTGACGGCACCTTCTGGCCCGTGCCCGTTACCCTTGATGTTCCCGCTGCTGACGCCAAGGCCCTCAAGGTCGGCGAAGAAGTGGCCCTGGTTCGCAAAGGCGAAATCATGGCTACCATGAAGGTCGAAGAAGTCTATGAAATGACCGAAGCCGACAAGAAGTGGGAATGCGAACTGGTGTTCAAGGGCACTGGCCCTGACTCCGAAAAGTTCTGGGAAGTGGCCCCCAACGACCACCCCGGCGTGAAGATGGTTCTGGCTCAGAACGAATTCAACGTTGCCGGTACCGTTAAGGTTCTTTCGCAGGGCGAATTCCCCGAAAAGTTCCCCGGCGTGTACATGACCCCTGCTCAGCTGCGCGCCAAGATGGACGAACGCGGCTGGCAGAAGGTTGCCGCTCTTCAGCTGCGCAACCCCATGCACCGCTCGCATGAATACCTGGCCAAGATCGGCGTGGAAGTTTGCGACGGCGTGGTTATCCACTCCCTCGTGGGCTCCCTGAAGCCCGGCGACATCCCCGCCGAAGTGCGCGTGAAGTGCATCGACACCCTGGTTGACAAGTACTTCGTGAAAGACTTTGTCATTCAGGCTGGCTACCCCCTGGACATGCGTTATGCCGGTCCCCGCGAAGCCCTGCTGCACGCCACCTTCCGCCAGAACTACGGCATCAACAACCTGCTGGTTGGCCGCGACCACGCTGGCGTGGGCGACTTCTACGGCATGTTTGAAGCCCAGGAAATCTTCCGCAAGATCCCTGTGCCCGCCGAAACCGGCAAGCGTCTGCTCTGCGAACCGCTGAACATTGACTGGACCTTCTACTGCAAAAAGTGCGACGGCATGGCCAGCATGCGCACCTGCCCCCACACCAAGGAAGATCGCGTCATCCTGTCCGGCACCAAGCTGCGCAAGATGCTTTCCGAAGGCGCGGAAGTGCCGGATCACTTTGGCCGCGCTGAAGTGCTCGTCATCCTGCGCGAATACTATGCCAGCCTGACCGAAAAAGTTGAAATCAAGATGCAGCGTGCGGCCTCCGGCTCCACCATGTAA
- the dsrJ gene encoding sulfate reduction electron transfer complex DsrMKJOP subunit DsrJ yields MYNSKAVILGIIIFVVLFTSPFWASMLGKSYTSTGIALPKNEKECVENVDFMRDKHMQLLNEWRDEALRNENRTYVASNGKKWTISLQNTCMKCHTDYKGFCEKCHVANSVDPYCWTCHIIPQGSK; encoded by the coding sequence ATGTATAACTCCAAAGCAGTAATTCTTGGGATCATTATCTTTGTGGTCCTGTTCACCTCCCCGTTCTGGGCAAGCATGCTGGGCAAGTCCTATACCAGCACCGGCATTGCGCTGCCCAAGAATGAAAAAGAGTGTGTGGAAAATGTGGATTTCATGCGCGACAAGCACATGCAGCTGCTCAACGAGTGGCGTGATGAAGCCCTGCGCAACGAAAACCGCACCTATGTGGCATCCAACGGTAAAAAGTGGACCATCAGCCTGCAGAACACCTGCATGAAGTGCCACACTGACTACAAGGGATTCTGCGAAAAGTGCCACGTGGCCAACAGCGTTGATCCCTATTGCTGGACCTGCCACATCATTCCCCAGGGGAGCAAGTAA
- the dsrP gene encoding sulfate reduction electron transfer complex DsrMKJOP subunit DsrP, with amino-acid sequence MVEKLLEGPKTYYLWLLFLLCVIAGCGIVYLDQLQNGLSVTGMSRDVSWGLYISQFTYFVGVAASAVMLVLPTYFHHYKKFKRMIIFGEFMAVAAVVMCALFIVVDLGQPQRMLNVMLHPTPNSVMFYDMLVLIGYLGLNIIIGWVTLEAERHEIDPPKWIKPLIYLSILWAFSIHTVTAFLYAGVPGRHYWLTAIMAGRFLASAFCSGPAILMLLMLLLRRLTGFDVGKEAVKTLTTIIVYAMCVNVFFFVLELFTAFYSNIPGHMEPIHVLFFGHGGHLLWVSYWMWAAVIMAFGCLAILIPPKLRTHPTLMPIALAMLVAASWIDKGLGLLIGGFTPNMFEAITPYMPTGKEIAVALGVYAVGALVVSLLWRIALGVKKEVNHFSD; translated from the coding sequence ATGGTTGAAAAATTGCTCGAAGGTCCCAAGACCTACTACTTGTGGCTGCTCTTCCTGCTCTGCGTGATCGCAGGCTGCGGCATTGTGTATCTGGATCAGCTCCAGAACGGTCTGTCTGTGACCGGCATGAGCCGCGACGTTTCGTGGGGGCTGTATATTTCGCAGTTCACCTACTTCGTCGGCGTTGCCGCCTCAGCCGTTATGCTGGTGTTGCCCACGTACTTCCACCACTATAAAAAATTCAAGCGCATGATCATTTTTGGCGAATTCATGGCCGTTGCGGCCGTGGTCATGTGCGCCCTGTTCATCGTGGTTGACCTTGGGCAGCCCCAGCGCATGCTCAACGTTATGCTGCACCCCACGCCCAATTCCGTCATGTTTTACGACATGCTGGTGCTCATTGGCTACCTTGGCCTGAACATCATCATCGGTTGGGTGACCCTTGAAGCCGAGCGTCACGAAATCGATCCCCCGAAATGGATCAAGCCCCTCATCTATCTTTCGATTCTGTGGGCCTTCTCCATCCACACGGTGACCGCCTTCCTGTACGCCGGCGTTCCTGGCCGCCACTACTGGCTTACCGCCATCATGGCTGGCCGCTTCCTGGCTTCCGCCTTCTGCTCCGGTCCTGCCATCCTGATGCTGCTCATGCTCTTGCTGCGCCGCCTCACCGGCTTTGACGTGGGCAAGGAAGCCGTGAAGACCCTGACCACCATCATCGTGTACGCCATGTGCGTGAACGTGTTCTTCTTTGTGCTGGAACTGTTCACGGCCTTCTACAGCAATATTCCCGGCCACATGGAGCCCATCCACGTGCTGTTCTTCGGTCACGGCGGGCATCTGCTGTGGGTGAGCTACTGGATGTGGGCTGCGGTTATCATGGCCTTCGGTTGCCTTGCCATTCTTATTCCGCCCAAACTCCGCACGCACCCCACGCTCATGCCCATCGCTCTGGCCATGCTCGTGGCTGCTTCGTGGATCGACAAGGGTCTTGGCCTTCTGATTGGCGGTTTCACCCCCAACATGTTTGAAGCCATCACTCCCTACATGCCCACTGGTAAGGAAATTGCCGTGGCCCTTGGCGTGTACGCCGTGGGCGCGCTGGTAGTCTCCCTGCTCTGGCGGATTGCGCTTGGCGTGAAAAAAGAAGTGAACCACTTCTCTGACTAA
- a CDS encoding HD domain-containing protein, producing the protein MHQALKDAITISKTLLRNGYDAHVINAPLQEHLLENATQPTVDIACEPDLDTLIKLFPKAVPQHDKRALATLEENGFIFCFYPLEVAAAGHPELSLLRITPTMMDRMPHEEQLKLRITGFGSPETTQDAYDGFEDVKGGAIQLAGLPDETLRHNYLLAVRALRFAANFDLPIEPNTWLAIVRASSRVLDYVPATDIMDEWRKVAAESMYRFVRLLFDSHILQGLIPEVASLSCLTQMRNKEGDTENVFEHTLECMKHYPEEDFHYDWLGTMAMLFHDVGKLYTGEYFDGIWTYYQHHRVGAKVTRKILRRLHFAQEDIDLLCHLVRHHMRFHFMMTDRGIRRFKALDDYPRLIAMARADLKARDGILTSFNHNMKYLDRAETPEQMLEPLLNGNEIMSETKLSPGPLVGIIRDALLQAQIAGEVTDVESAVTFVRNYARKSVG; encoded by the coding sequence ATGCATCAAGCGCTCAAAGACGCCATAACCATAAGCAAAACCCTGTTGCGCAACGGCTATGACGCTCATGTTATCAACGCCCCCTTGCAGGAGCACCTGCTGGAAAACGCCACGCAGCCCACTGTGGATATTGCCTGCGAGCCGGATCTCGATACGCTTATCAAGCTTTTTCCCAAGGCAGTGCCACAGCACGACAAGCGCGCTCTGGCAACGCTGGAAGAAAACGGCTTTATTTTCTGTTTTTATCCCCTGGAAGTAGCTGCTGCCGGACACCCGGAACTTTCCCTGCTGCGCATCACGCCTACCATGATGGACAGGATGCCTCATGAGGAGCAGCTCAAGCTGCGTATCACAGGCTTTGGCAGCCCTGAAACCACGCAGGATGCCTACGACGGTTTTGAAGACGTCAAGGGCGGCGCTATCCAGCTTGCGGGCCTTCCGGATGAAACCCTGCGCCACAATTACCTGCTGGCGGTACGCGCCCTGCGTTTTGCAGCCAATTTTGACCTGCCCATCGAGCCCAACACATGGCTTGCCATTGTGCGCGCCTCAAGCCGCGTGCTTGATTACGTCCCGGCTACGGACATCATGGACGAATGGCGCAAAGTTGCCGCCGAATCCATGTACCGATTTGTGCGCCTGCTCTTTGATTCGCATATCCTTCAGGGGCTTATCCCCGAAGTGGCCTCCCTCTCCTGCCTCACCCAGATGCGCAACAAGGAAGGCGACACGGAAAACGTGTTTGAACACACGCTTGAGTGCATGAAGCACTACCCTGAAGAAGATTTCCACTACGACTGGCTTGGCACCATGGCCATGCTGTTCCACGATGTGGGCAAGCTCTACACCGGCGAATATTTCGACGGCATCTGGACGTACTACCAGCACCACCGCGTTGGCGCCAAGGTGACGCGCAAGATACTGCGCCGCCTGCACTTTGCACAGGAAGATATCGACCTGCTGTGCCATCTGGTGCGCCACCACATGCGCTTCCACTTCATGATGACCGACAGGGGCATTCGCCGTTTCAAGGCGCTGGACGACTACCCCCGGCTTATCGCCATGGCCAGGGCCGACCTCAAGGCCCGCGACGGCATTCTCACTTCGTTCAACCACAATATGAAGTATCTGGATCGCGCGGAAACGCCGGAACAGATGCTGGAACCGCTGCTGAACGGCAATGAGATCATGAGCGAAACCAAGCTGTCGCCAGGCCCGCTGGTGGGCATTATTCGTGACGCGCTGTTGCAGGCCCAGATTGCAGGCGAAGTTACGGATGTTGAATCCGCTGTGACCTTTGTGCGTAATTACGCGCGCAAATCAGTGGGATAA
- a CDS encoding RsbRD N-terminal domain-containing protein has protein sequence MKAIDVFRKHKSEMVRLWTDSVFDTYPFETTGFLRTKDDPFGNPVANMTKEAAGAVYDAVTGESVEVAQTRKAMDRFIKLRAVQKFSPSQSLAVFSLMKPLLRQHVMPELMAQDDLAAYLETESRIDSLTLLAFDMYMEDREILAESRITEIRNQHAQLARWAQQLESGAVPSGDNR, from the coding sequence ATGAAAGCAATCGACGTGTTTCGTAAACACAAGAGCGAGATGGTGCGTTTATGGACAGACTCCGTATTCGACACCTATCCATTTGAAACAACAGGTTTTCTTCGCACAAAAGACGACCCCTTCGGCAATCCTGTAGCAAACATGACCAAGGAAGCCGCAGGGGCCGTGTACGATGCCGTTACCGGCGAATCCGTGGAAGTGGCCCAGACCCGCAAGGCAATGGACCGCTTTATCAAACTGCGGGCAGTGCAAAAATTCTCCCCCAGCCAGAGCCTGGCGGTGTTCAGCCTCATGAAGCCTCTTCTGCGGCAACACGTCATGCCTGAACTTATGGCCCAGGACGACCTGGCGGCCTACCTTGAGACCGAATCGCGCATCGACAGCCTGACGCTCCTGGCCTTCGACATGTATATGGAAGACCGGGAAATTCTGGCTGAGTCGCGCATTACGGAAATACGCAACCAGCACGCCCAACTGGCGCGCTGGGCGCAACAACTGGAAAGCGGAGCTGTTCCTTCTGGGGACAACCGCTGA
- a CDS encoding single-stranded DNA-binding protein, giving the protein MLNKVMIIGRLGRDPELRYTQSGSPVATLNVATDESYTDRDGNKVDRTEWHRVSVFQRQAENCANFLAKGSLIYVEGSLQTRKWQDQQGQDRYTTEIKAQRVQFLDRKGGDAPREGGGGRGFEDDYGAPAASAAPRGNAPRGGQGAQGGRGGNAPQGGSRKPQPMDDDLGPAFPSEASNMDDVPF; this is encoded by the coding sequence ATGCTGAATAAAGTAATGATTATTGGCCGTCTGGGCCGCGACCCCGAGCTGCGGTACACCCAGAGTGGTTCGCCCGTTGCCACCCTGAATGTCGCCACCGATGAATCCTACACCGACCGTGACGGCAACAAGGTGGATCGCACTGAATGGCACCGCGTTTCTGTTTTTCAGCGTCAGGCGGAAAACTGCGCCAACTTTCTTGCCAAGGGCAGCCTGATCTACGTGGAAGGCAGCCTGCAAACCCGCAAATGGCAGGATCAGCAGGGCCAGGATCGCTATACCACAGAAATCAAGGCCCAGCGCGTGCAGTTTCTTGACCGCAAGGGCGGCGATGCCCCCCGCGAAGGCGGCGGTGGCCGTGGCTTTGAAGACGACTACGGCGCGCCCGCTGCCTCTGCGGCTCCGCGCGGCAATGCCCCTCGCGGCGGCCAGGGTGCGCAGGGCGGACGCGGCGGTAATGCCCCCCAGGGTGGCAGCCGCAAGCCTCAGCCCATGGACGACGATCTCGGCCCGGCCTTTCCTTCCGAAGCCTCCAACATGGACGATGTGCCGTTCTAG
- a CDS encoding biotin attachment protein, which translates to MINISALLDEIKASPYREIVISTPHTGKVTFAGIKQGDKVVGPQGQWKEKPGTLIATLERERNPKSICANEKGEISLLHTELEGAFVEAGTPLAVVRHMLTRAEVERILLKKALHLFVAPERAKYYFTPEVDKKIRAADSQSVAVREGMELLIMSRMKREVPLVYTGPAGVIYAVYFTYNENIDAGAPLIGVCPQDQLPAIQEVIMRVQTEWTEKD; encoded by the coding sequence CATATCTGCACTGCTGGACGAAATAAAGGCTTCGCCCTACCGCGAAATAGTCATCAGCACGCCCCACACGGGCAAGGTGACCTTTGCTGGCATAAAACAGGGCGACAAAGTGGTAGGCCCGCAGGGCCAGTGGAAGGAAAAGCCCGGAACGCTCATTGCCACGCTTGAGCGCGAACGCAATCCCAAATCCATCTGCGCCAACGAAAAAGGCGAGATCAGCCTTCTGCACACAGAGCTTGAAGGCGCATTTGTGGAGGCAGGTACCCCCCTTGCCGTGGTGCGCCACATGCTCACCCGCGCAGAGGTGGAACGCATCCTGCTCAAAAAAGCCCTGCATCTTTTTGTTGCGCCCGAGCGGGCCAAGTACTACTTCACACCAGAGGTGGACAAAAAAATCCGCGCGGCTGATTCACAGTCGGTGGCCGTGCGCGAAGGCATGGAACTGCTCATCATGTCGCGCATGAAGCGCGAGGTGCCGCTGGTCTATACGGGGCCTGCGGGCGTTATCTATGCCGTCTACTTCACCTATAACGAGAACATCGACGCCGGAGCGCCCCTCATTGGCGTATGCCCGCAGGATCAGCTTCCCGCCATTCAGGAAGTCATCATGCGTGTGCAGACCGAATGGACTGAAAAAGACTAG
- the rlmN gene encoding 23S rRNA (adenine(2503)-C(2))-methyltransferase RlmN codes for MTNLLNLTLPELENWLQTELGERKFRAMQIWQWLWQRMVRDFESMTNISKDCREKLTAKAVIVWPEVVTVEKSQDDTTKFLLRLEDGALVETVLIPSDSREGVRRWTQCVSSQVGCAMACTFCSTGQMGFERNMTMAEILGQILVARAHLGDDRPEWPMLRNIVFMGMGEPLLNMRELMRSLEGLNNAKGLNFSPRRITVSTCGIEKGLRELGDSGLAYLAVSLHAPTQELRAKIMPKAARWPLDEMFEALKSYPLKTREHITFEYLLLGGVNDGLEQTRDLARLVGDVRGKLNLIVYNPAEGAPYAAPTEESVLAFEQYLWKRKITAILRKSKGQDIKAACGQLKADRQAQLD; via the coding sequence ATGACCAATCTTCTCAACCTGACCCTTCCCGAACTGGAAAACTGGCTTCAAACCGAACTGGGCGAGCGCAAGTTCCGCGCCATGCAAATTTGGCAATGGCTATGGCAACGCATGGTTCGCGACTTTGAATCCATGACCAATATTTCAAAAGACTGCCGCGAAAAGCTGACTGCCAAGGCTGTCATTGTCTGGCCGGAGGTAGTCACGGTTGAGAAAAGCCAGGACGATACCACAAAATTTCTGCTGCGGCTTGAAGACGGAGCCCTGGTTGAAACAGTGCTTATTCCTTCGGACTCGCGTGAGGGCGTACGCCGCTGGACGCAGTGCGTGTCCTCGCAAGTGGGCTGCGCCATGGCCTGTACCTTTTGTTCCACGGGACAAATGGGCTTTGAACGCAACATGACCATGGCCGAAATTCTGGGGCAGATACTTGTGGCGCGTGCGCACCTGGGTGATGACAGGCCGGAATGGCCCATGCTGCGCAATATTGTGTTCATGGGCATGGGCGAGCCACTGCTCAACATGCGCGAGCTCATGCGCTCCCTTGAAGGCCTGAATAATGCCAAGGGGCTGAATTTCTCACCCCGCCGCATCACAGTTTCCACATGCGGCATTGAAAAAGGGCTGCGCGAGCTGGGAGATAGCGGCCTTGCTTATCTGGCGGTTTCGCTGCATGCGCCAACGCAGGAACTGCGGGCGAAAATCATGCCCAAGGCCGCACGCTGGCCTCTTGACGAGATGTTTGAAGCGCTCAAGTCCTACCCGCTTAAAACGCGGGAGCACATTACTTTTGAGTACCTGCTGCTGGGCGGGGTCAACGACGGGCTGGAACAGACCAGGGATCTGGCCCGGCTGGTGGGCGATGTGCGGGGCAAGCTGAACCTTATTGTTTACAATCCCGCGGAGGGCGCACCTTACGCCGCCCCTACGGAAGAAAGCGTACTGGCCTTTGAGCAGTACCTCTGGAAGCGCAAGATCACGGCCATTCTGCGCAAGAGCAAGGGGCAGGACATCAAGGCAGCTTGCGGGCAGCTTAAAGCTGACCGGCAGGCACAATTGGACTGA
- the dsrM gene encoding sulfate reduction electron transfer complex DsrMKJOP subunit DsrM, whose protein sequence is MFNSLLLVLLIGAIAWAGAAIGLAGLFGVALPYVAVVVFIAGVVWRMVYWAKSPVPFCIPTTGGQEQSLDFIKQAKIDCPSTTWGVVQRMFLEVFCFRSLFRNTVAEVREFDPVSNGPRTIYYSSKWLWVFALLFHYCFLLVFIRHFRFFMEPVPSCIRFLESIDGIMQFGSPRFFWTGGLLLVALLFLLGRRLFNERLRYLSLANDYFPLWLIISIVGTGICLRYFDKTEIAQVKIFVMGLTHFAPVSTVGINALFFTHLTLVCVLLIYFPFSKLMHMPGVFFSPTRNMANNSRRVRHINPWNPPKQYFTYAEYEDTYRDAMADAGLPLEKQPEKAAE, encoded by the coding sequence ATGTTCAATTCATTACTGCTGGTGCTGCTCATAGGAGCCATCGCCTGGGCGGGAGCGGCCATAGGGCTTGCGGGCCTGTTCGGCGTGGCGCTGCCTTATGTGGCAGTAGTCGTGTTCATCGCCGGTGTCGTCTGGCGCATGGTGTACTGGGCCAAATCGCCCGTGCCCTTCTGCATCCCCACCACAGGTGGGCAGGAGCAGTCGCTTGACTTCATCAAGCAGGCAAAAATCGACTGTCCCAGCACAACTTGGGGTGTTGTGCAGCGCATGTTTCTGGAAGTGTTCTGCTTCCGTTCGCTGTTCCGCAACACGGTTGCGGAAGTAAGGGAATTTGATCCCGTCAGCAACGGGCCGCGCACCATCTATTATTCCTCCAAGTGGCTGTGGGTTTTTGCCCTGCTGTTCCACTACTGCTTCCTGCTGGTTTTTATCCGTCACTTCCGTTTCTTTATGGAACCCGTGCCTTCCTGTATTCGCTTTCTGGAAAGCATTGACGGCATCATGCAGTTTGGCTCGCCCCGCTTCTTCTGGACGGGCGGCCTGTTGCTGGTAGCGCTGCTGTTCCTTCTGGGACGCCGCCTGTTCAACGAACGCCTGCGCTACCTTTCGCTTGCCAACGATTACTTCCCCCTGTGGCTGATCATCAGCATCGTGGGTACCGGCATCTGCCTGCGCTATTTCGACAAGACCGAAATCGCCCAGGTCAAGATTTTCGTCATGGGCCTGACCCACTTTGCGCCTGTGTCCACCGTGGGCATCAACGCCCTGTTCTTCACGCACCTTACTCTGGTCTGCGTACTGCTGATTTACTTCCCCTTCTCCAAGCTCATGCACATGCCGGGCGTGTTCTTCAGCCCCACGCGCAACATGGCGAATAATTCCCGCCGCGTGCGCCACATCAACCCCTGGAATCCGCCCAAGCAGTACTTCACCTACGCCGAGTACGAGGATACCTACCGCGACGCCATGGCCGATGCCGGGCTGCCGCTGGAAAAGCAACCCGAAAAGGCCGCCGAGTAA
- the dsrO gene encoding sulfate reduction electron transfer complex DsrMKJOP subunit DsrO, whose translation MNKSRRSFLKVAGLSACALSSGLAGLGALSGVAQAKIAPGHYEKGANALHAKRWAMVIDTRQFNGPKDYEPLIEACHKFHNVPHVPGDQNIKWFWLDSFEHTFPDEMNAFLDKRRAEASYPLLCNHCTNPPCVRVCPTQATYRMEDGIVAMDYHRCIGCRFCMAGCPYGARSFNFKDPRKFLADPVPNPAFPTRMIGVVEKCTFCAERLAVGQLPACVEASGGKILFGDLEDPNSTVRQALSANYSIRRKPNLGTQPGVYYLI comes from the coding sequence ATGAACAAGAGCAGAAGAAGCTTTCTGAAAGTGGCGGGGCTTTCTGCCTGTGCCCTGAGCAGCGGGTTGGCTGGCCTTGGCGCCTTGTCCGGCGTTGCTCAGGCCAAGATTGCCCCCGGTCACTATGAAAAAGGTGCCAACGCCCTGCACGCCAAGCGCTGGGCCATGGTTATCGATACGCGCCAGTTCAACGGCCCCAAGGACTACGAACCGCTTATCGAAGCCTGCCATAAATTCCACAACGTCCCGCACGTTCCGGGCGATCAGAACATCAAATGGTTCTGGCTTGATTCATTCGAGCACACCTTCCCTGATGAAATGAACGCCTTTTTGGACAAACGCCGGGCCGAAGCAAGCTATCCGCTGCTGTGCAACCACTGCACCAATCCGCCCTGTGTGCGCGTTTGCCCCACGCAGGCCACCTACAGGATGGAAGACGGCATTGTGGCCATGGACTACCACCGCTGCATCGGCTGCCGCTTCTGCATGGCTGGCTGCCCCTACGGCGCGCGTTCCTTCAACTTCAAGGATCCGCGCAAGTTCCTGGCAGATCCCGTGCCCAATCCGGCCTTCCCCACGCGCATGATCGGCGTGGTGGAAAAATGCACCTTCTGCGCCGAGCGTCTGGCCGTTGGCCAGTTGCCCGCCTGCGTTGAAGCTTCTGGCGGCAAGATTCTCTTCGGCGACCTGGAAGACCCCAATTCAACGGTGCGGCAGGCTTTGTCCGCCAACTACAGTATACGCCGCAAGCCCAACCTGGGCACGCAGCCCGGCGTTTACTACCTCATATAG